In a single window of the Peromyscus maniculatus bairdii isolate BWxNUB_F1_BW_parent chromosome 16, HU_Pman_BW_mat_3.1, whole genome shotgun sequence genome:
- the Dact2 gene encoding dapper homolog 2 isoform X1: MWAPSGPGPAGWDRRRVGARLRAALAGLQELQGLRATQQARVRGALGLHPEPGPRGQELRLEAALAALREQLSRLRRQDAGLKTHLDQLDQQISELQLDVSRSSCEALDSDSRPSSGFYELSDAGSCSLSTSCASVCSDRLSPSLGGWLPVFQPSKSRSGIGDWRPRSADETTVPAWSPQPSREDSRFLHGSEDTGRPRGLFRPRPVSTGDLERVLPDDLGLQRAETDAASSSLFCQGIEVPAHALDPKYQRDLVARGGQEVYPYPSPLHAVALQSPLFALPKEAPRLDIYSPPQEPPLVPVDQNRTQTGPIHELGSAEAYIHRLLRLRGQELPVRDVVPEPGSDVAPFTQKLCGQRPESGGPLEKLAGGMDRGGMGRDAAKDSLRPQGSVSLADAEPLSSPLKEETTPWHPCARGDNTVGSSLCAQAQQPHNGYGQGQILSPSRMLGPESPPLAPGPFAYPSCTTGDTSPMRLRMGSPQGQAMKVRGRVSDQVPRLGKQLPPQPERQQRGIHAVMPPEWDPPSRPQQGGLSRRPTLVREPPGRSCSESTLYPVPFFVPLVVAPQEGYPASQALFPVEASPLSSAARRKQRRWQSAMEISAKARLAGHPGPSSGPTRSPARRTGGPRAQIRPTLARQDACAKSESDPSEHSAECTSLFHSTIAETSEHEEASDHTANRFGDESSSNDSEGCVQSRRSSRGIGSAEAGHGERAWPRAHPQQSPRAPGSSRPPLPPVPKLCRIKASKALKKKIRRFQPAALKVMTMV, encoded by the exons ATGTGGGCACCGAGCGGCCCGGGACCCGCGGGCTGGGACCGCCGCAGGGTGGGCGCCCGGCTGCGGGCGGCACTGGCCGGGCTGCAGGAGCTTCAGGGGCTGCGCGCCACGCAGCAGGCGCGCGTGCGGGGCGCCCTGGGCCTGCACCCTGAGCCCGGGCCCCGCGGCCAGGAGCTGAGACTGGAGGCGGCGCTGGCCGCGCTGCGGGAGCAGCTG TCACGGTTAAGGCGACAGGATGCTGGCCTGAAGACTCACTTGGACCAGCTGGACCAGCAGATAAGTGAGCTGCAGCTGGATGTGAGCCGGTCATCCTGTGAGGCCCTGGACAGTGACAGCAGGCCCAGCTCAG GCTTCTACGAGCTGAGTGACGCTGGTTCCTGTTCCCTGTCCACCTCATGTGCATCAGTTTGCAGTGACCGCCTGTCCCCCTCgctgggtggctggctgcctGTGTTCCAGCCCTCTAAGTCCAGGTCTGGCATAGGAGACTGGCGACCCCGCTCTGCTGATGAGACCACTGTCCCTGCGTGGAGCCCACAGCCCAGTAGAGAAGACAGCCGGTTCCTGCATGGTTCGGAGGACACAGGCCGTCCAAGGGGCCTGTTCCGACCCAGACCAGTGTCTACAG GCGATCTTGAGCGAGTCCTCCCAGATGACCTGGGGCTCCAGAGAGCTGAGACTGATGCCGCGTCCTCATCCCTCTTCTGCCAGGGGATAGAGGTCCCGGCCCACGCACTGGACCCCAAGTACCAGCGTGATCTGGTGGCCAGGGGTGGCCAGGAGGTGTACCCCTACCCCAGCCCCCTACATGCGGTGGCTCTACAGAGCCCCCTCTTTGCTCTGCCCAAGGAAGCGCCACGTCTCGACATCTACTCACCTCCCCAGGAGCCTCCTCTGGTCCCCGTTGATCAGAACAGGACTCAGACTGGGCCGATCCATGAGCTGGGCTCAGCCGAAGCCTACATCCACAGGCTCTTGCGTCTGCGGGGCCAAGAGCTCCCCGTGAGAGATGTGGTGCCGGAGCCCGGAAGTGACGTGGCTCCTTTCACGCAGAAGCTCTGCggccagaggccagagagtggAGGTCCACTCGAGAAGCTGGCCGGCGGGATGGACAGGGGAGGAATGGGTAGGGATGCCGCCAAGGACAGCCTCAGGCCACAGGGGTCTGTGTCCCTTGCGGATGCGGAGCCCCTCAGCAGCCCCCTGAAGGAGGAAACCACACCTTGGCATCCCTGTGCCCGTGGAGACAACACTGTAGGCTCCTCTCTCTGCGCCCAGGCCCAGCAGCCCCACAATGGCTATGGCCAAGGACAAATCCTGTCCCCATCCAGGATGCTGGGCCCTGAGAGTCCCCCTCTGGCCCCAGGGCCCTTTGCCTACCCATCCTGCACCACTGGTGACACCTCCCCAATGAGGCTGAGGATGGGCTCTCCCCAAGGCCAGGCCATGAAGGTCAGAGGGAGGGTCAGTGACCAAGTGCCCAGGCTGGGGAAGCAGCTCCCGCCACAACCCGAGAGACAGCAGCGGGGCATCCACgctgtgatgcctccagagtggGACCCCCCATCCAGGCCCCAGCAGGGAGGGCTCAGCAGGAGGCCCACGCTGGTCAGAGAGCCTCCTGGACGCTCTTGCTCTGAGTCCACCCTCTACCCCGTGCCCTTCTTTGTCCCCCTAGTGGTGGCCCCGCAGGAGGGTTACCCAGCATCCCAAGCTCTGTTCCCCGTGGAGGCATCCCCTCTCAGCTCAGCAGCCAGGAGGAAGCAGCGCCGGTGGCAGTCTGCTATGGAGATCTCAGCCAAAGCCCGCTTGGCTGGCCATCCTGGGCCCAGCTCGGGGCCCACTAGGTCCCCAGCCAGGAGAACAGGTGGGCCCCGGGCCCAGATCAGGCCCACACTTGCCCGTCAGGATGCCTGTGCGAAGAGTGAGTCAGACCCCTCAGAGCACTCAGCAGAGTGCACCTCATTATTCCACTCAACCATCGCCGAAACCAGTGAGCACGAGGAGGCCAGTGACCACACCGCCAACCGCTTCGGGGACGAGTCCAGTAGCAACGATTCAGAAGGCTGTGTCCAGAGCCGCCGCAGTAGCCGGGGAATAGGCAGTGCGGAGGCTGGGCACGGGGAGCGGGCCTGGCCTCGGGCGCACCCCCAGCAGTCCCCACGGGCCCCGGGAAGCAGCAGGCCACCCCTGCCCCCTGTGCCCAAATTGTGCCGCATCAAGGCCTCCAAGGCCCTGAAGAAGAAGATCCGCAGGTTCCAGCCAGCGGCCCTGAAGGTCATGACCATGGTGTGA
- the Dact2 gene encoding dapper homolog 2 isoform X2, translating into MCAEEVRATDNVCAASSRNPDSVPEVPTMVRAAQLRNLLEASLKSRLRRQDAGLKTHLDQLDQQISELQLDVSRSSCEALDSDSRPSSGFYELSDAGSCSLSTSCASVCSDRLSPSLGGWLPVFQPSKSRSGIGDWRPRSADETTVPAWSPQPSREDSRFLHGSEDTGRPRGLFRPRPVSTGDLERVLPDDLGLQRAETDAASSSLFCQGIEVPAHALDPKYQRDLVARGGQEVYPYPSPLHAVALQSPLFALPKEAPRLDIYSPPQEPPLVPVDQNRTQTGPIHELGSAEAYIHRLLRLRGQELPVRDVVPEPGSDVAPFTQKLCGQRPESGGPLEKLAGGMDRGGMGRDAAKDSLRPQGSVSLADAEPLSSPLKEETTPWHPCARGDNTVGSSLCAQAQQPHNGYGQGQILSPSRMLGPESPPLAPGPFAYPSCTTGDTSPMRLRMGSPQGQAMKVRGRVSDQVPRLGKQLPPQPERQQRGIHAVMPPEWDPPSRPQQGGLSRRPTLVREPPGRSCSESTLYPVPFFVPLVVAPQEGYPASQALFPVEASPLSSAARRKQRRWQSAMEISAKARLAGHPGPSSGPTRSPARRTGGPRAQIRPTLARQDACAKSESDPSEHSAECTSLFHSTIAETSEHEEASDHTANRFGDESSSNDSEGCVQSRRSSRGIGSAEAGHGERAWPRAHPQQSPRAPGSSRPPLPPVPKLCRIKASKALKKKIRRFQPAALKVMTMV; encoded by the exons ATGTGTGCAGAGGAGGTGCGGGCGACTGATAATGTGTGTGCGGCTTCCTCCAGGAATCCAGACAGCGTTCCTGAAGTGCCCACCATGGTGAGAGCTGCACAACTCAGGAACTTACTAGAAGCTTCCTTAAAG TCACGGTTAAGGCGACAGGATGCTGGCCTGAAGACTCACTTGGACCAGCTGGACCAGCAGATAAGTGAGCTGCAGCTGGATGTGAGCCGGTCATCCTGTGAGGCCCTGGACAGTGACAGCAGGCCCAGCTCAG GCTTCTACGAGCTGAGTGACGCTGGTTCCTGTTCCCTGTCCACCTCATGTGCATCAGTTTGCAGTGACCGCCTGTCCCCCTCgctgggtggctggctgcctGTGTTCCAGCCCTCTAAGTCCAGGTCTGGCATAGGAGACTGGCGACCCCGCTCTGCTGATGAGACCACTGTCCCTGCGTGGAGCCCACAGCCCAGTAGAGAAGACAGCCGGTTCCTGCATGGTTCGGAGGACACAGGCCGTCCAAGGGGCCTGTTCCGACCCAGACCAGTGTCTACAG GCGATCTTGAGCGAGTCCTCCCAGATGACCTGGGGCTCCAGAGAGCTGAGACTGATGCCGCGTCCTCATCCCTCTTCTGCCAGGGGATAGAGGTCCCGGCCCACGCACTGGACCCCAAGTACCAGCGTGATCTGGTGGCCAGGGGTGGCCAGGAGGTGTACCCCTACCCCAGCCCCCTACATGCGGTGGCTCTACAGAGCCCCCTCTTTGCTCTGCCCAAGGAAGCGCCACGTCTCGACATCTACTCACCTCCCCAGGAGCCTCCTCTGGTCCCCGTTGATCAGAACAGGACTCAGACTGGGCCGATCCATGAGCTGGGCTCAGCCGAAGCCTACATCCACAGGCTCTTGCGTCTGCGGGGCCAAGAGCTCCCCGTGAGAGATGTGGTGCCGGAGCCCGGAAGTGACGTGGCTCCTTTCACGCAGAAGCTCTGCggccagaggccagagagtggAGGTCCACTCGAGAAGCTGGCCGGCGGGATGGACAGGGGAGGAATGGGTAGGGATGCCGCCAAGGACAGCCTCAGGCCACAGGGGTCTGTGTCCCTTGCGGATGCGGAGCCCCTCAGCAGCCCCCTGAAGGAGGAAACCACACCTTGGCATCCCTGTGCCCGTGGAGACAACACTGTAGGCTCCTCTCTCTGCGCCCAGGCCCAGCAGCCCCACAATGGCTATGGCCAAGGACAAATCCTGTCCCCATCCAGGATGCTGGGCCCTGAGAGTCCCCCTCTGGCCCCAGGGCCCTTTGCCTACCCATCCTGCACCACTGGTGACACCTCCCCAATGAGGCTGAGGATGGGCTCTCCCCAAGGCCAGGCCATGAAGGTCAGAGGGAGGGTCAGTGACCAAGTGCCCAGGCTGGGGAAGCAGCTCCCGCCACAACCCGAGAGACAGCAGCGGGGCATCCACgctgtgatgcctccagagtggGACCCCCCATCCAGGCCCCAGCAGGGAGGGCTCAGCAGGAGGCCCACGCTGGTCAGAGAGCCTCCTGGACGCTCTTGCTCTGAGTCCACCCTCTACCCCGTGCCCTTCTTTGTCCCCCTAGTGGTGGCCCCGCAGGAGGGTTACCCAGCATCCCAAGCTCTGTTCCCCGTGGAGGCATCCCCTCTCAGCTCAGCAGCCAGGAGGAAGCAGCGCCGGTGGCAGTCTGCTATGGAGATCTCAGCCAAAGCCCGCTTGGCTGGCCATCCTGGGCCCAGCTCGGGGCCCACTAGGTCCCCAGCCAGGAGAACAGGTGGGCCCCGGGCCCAGATCAGGCCCACACTTGCCCGTCAGGATGCCTGTGCGAAGAGTGAGTCAGACCCCTCAGAGCACTCAGCAGAGTGCACCTCATTATTCCACTCAACCATCGCCGAAACCAGTGAGCACGAGGAGGCCAGTGACCACACCGCCAACCGCTTCGGGGACGAGTCCAGTAGCAACGATTCAGAAGGCTGTGTCCAGAGCCGCCGCAGTAGCCGGGGAATAGGCAGTGCGGAGGCTGGGCACGGGGAGCGGGCCTGGCCTCGGGCGCACCCCCAGCAGTCCCCACGGGCCCCGGGAAGCAGCAGGCCACCCCTGCCCCCTGTGCCCAAATTGTGCCGCATCAAGGCCTCCAAGGCCCTGAAGAAGAAGATCCGCAGGTTCCAGCCAGCGGCCCTGAAGGTCATGACCATGGTGTGA